One Lachnospiraceae bacterium C1.1 genomic region harbors:
- a CDS encoding putative hydro-lyase, translating into MNYEDMKPSEVRKLIRSEEITGQTSGMCAGYAQANLVILPKKYAYDFLLFTQRNPRSCPLLEVSDTGSRSLSFLAEDADIAKDIPKYRIYENGELKEEMTDVSGIWRDDLVSFLIGCSFSFESELLEADVPVRQIEMNCNVPMYNTNIKCSPAGVFSGNMVVSMRPIPHELVVKAAEITAAMPRVHGAPVHIGYPEAIGIKDINKVDYGDSVEIRDGEVPVFWPCGVTPQAVVMNSKPDFCITHAPGHMFITDVKNVNLKY; encoded by the coding sequence ATGAATTATGAAGATATGAAACCCTCAGAGGTGAGAAAACTTATAAGATCAGAGGAGATAACAGGTCAGACCTCCGGAATGTGTGCCGGATATGCCCAGGCAAATCTGGTCATCTTACCAAAGAAATATGCCTATGATTTTCTTCTTTTTACACAGAGAAATCCGAGATCTTGTCCGCTTTTGGAGGTTTCGGATACAGGCAGCAGGAGCTTGAGCTTCCTCGCAGAAGATGCAGATATAGCAAAAGACATTCCTAAATACAGGATCTATGAAAACGGGGAATTAAAAGAAGAAATGACAGATGTTTCGGGGATATGGAGAGATGATCTCGTAAGTTTCCTTATAGGCTGCAGTTTTTCTTTTGAATCAGAGCTCTTAGAGGCTGATGTTCCGGTAAGACAGATAGAGATGAACTGTAACGTACCGATGTATAACACCAACATAAAATGCAGTCCTGCAGGAGTCTTCAGCGGAAACATGGTAGTGAGTATGAGACCTATACCTCATGAGCTGGTCGTAAAGGCAGCTGAGATAACGGCGGCAATGCCGAGAGTACACGGAGCACCGGTTCATATAGGTTATCCTGAGGCAATAGGTATAAAGGATATAAACAAGGTGGATTATGGAGACAGCGTAGAAATAAGAGATGGAGAAGTGCCGGTATTCTGGCCCTGCGGAGTTACACCCCAGGCGGTTGTGATGAATTCGAAACCGGATTTCTGCATCACGCATGCACCGGGACATATGTTTATAACAGATGTTAAAAATGTTAATTTGAAATATTAA
- a CDS encoding biotin-dependent carboxyltransferase family protein, giving the protein MSIEILNAGPLTTVQDAGRFGFLEAGIGTAGVMDRKAYLAANRLVGNDNNEAVLEFTLFGGQIKFESDAIAAITGADMQPTVDDEAVERYRPIKISAGQVLGLGMAVKGCRAYLAVRGGIDTKPVMNSRSTDLKAKIGGFEGRKLAQGDVLKTGTVKFINENEMQELLSRTEEKPDFSDEVTVRVIEGPQEEYFTAEGIKNFYSEVYKVLPESDRMGIRVSGKEVESINGTDIVSDGIAFGSVQIPSSGQPIILMADHQTTGGYAKIATVVKEDLSLLAQLKPGNSIRFKKVDLKSVQPKKGFWRKLFG; this is encoded by the coding sequence ATGAGTATTGAGATTTTGAATGCCGGACCTCTTACGACAGTACAGGATGCCGGAAGATTTGGTTTTCTGGAGGCAGGAATAGGAACAGCAGGCGTTATGGACAGGAAAGCATATCTTGCAGCAAACAGACTGGTCGGAAATGACAATAATGAAGCGGTGTTGGAATTTACTCTTTTTGGAGGACAGATAAAATTTGAGTCCGATGCTATTGCAGCCATTACAGGAGCTGATATGCAGCCGACAGTTGACGACGAAGCGGTGGAGCGCTACAGGCCGATAAAAATATCTGCAGGACAGGTACTCGGACTTGGAATGGCAGTCAAAGGCTGCAGAGCATATCTTGCCGTAAGAGGCGGGATCGATACAAAGCCGGTGATGAACAGCAGATCTACAGATCTTAAGGCAAAGATCGGAGGCTTCGAGGGAAGAAAGCTGGCACAGGGAGATGTATTAAAGACAGGTACTGTTAAATTTATTAATGAAAATGAAATGCAGGAGCTTCTAAGCAGAACAGAAGAAAAACCTGATTTTTCAGATGAGGTAACGGTCAGAGTTATCGAAGGACCCCAGGAAGAATATTTTACAGCAGAGGGAATTAAAAATTTTTACTCCGAAGTCTATAAAGTACTTCCCGAAAGCGACAGAATGGGGATCAGGGTCAGTGGAAAGGAAGTAGAAAGTATCAATGGAACGGATATAGTTTCTGATGGAATAGCTTTTGGCTCAGTGCAGATACCGTCTTCCGGACAACCGATCATTTTGATGGCAGATCATCAGACGACAGGAGGATATGCAAAAATAGCAACTGTCGTTAAAGAAGACTTAAGCTTACTGGCACAGCTTAAGCCCGGAAATTCTATAAGATTTAAAAAAGTGGATCTTAAATCTGTTCAGCCGAAAAAGGGATTTTGGAGGAAGTTATTTGGATGA
- the pxpB gene encoding 5-oxoprolinase subunit PxpB gives MDFRIRAVGDEAVLAEFGTEIKDEINAKVYRMKDWIRERKIKGVGEMLPTYRSLMIYYSPDEIGYDELVKKLKKFDSSENDHNDIKKKILNVPVCYEGIYGEDLKGMSEELGMSVDEIISIHSEPSYKIYMMGFLPGFVYLGGMDERIAVPRLKSPRTKIPPRSVGIGGKQTGVYPIESPGGWRLIGSTPLDFYDPLKKNPVLCRAGEYIKFHPIDPKEYELIRNDLKDGRYKIQITEE, from the coding sequence ATGGATTTCAGAATCAGAGCGGTCGGTGATGAGGCAGTTCTGGCGGAGTTCGGAACCGAAATAAAAGATGAGATAAATGCAAAAGTTTATCGTATGAAAGACTGGATCAGGGAGCGAAAGATAAAAGGTGTGGGAGAAATGCTTCCGACTTACAGATCTTTAATGATCTATTATTCACCGGATGAAATAGGATATGACGAGCTGGTAAAAAAACTTAAAAAATTTGATTCTTCTGAAAACGATCATAATGACATAAAGAAAAAAATCCTGAACGTTCCGGTCTGCTATGAAGGGATTTACGGCGAGGATCTTAAAGGAATGTCAGAAGAACTCGGAATGTCAGTGGATGAGATCATTTCTATTCATTCAGAACCTTCTTACAAAATATATATGATGGGATTTTTACCGGGCTTTGTTTATCTGGGAGGAATGGATGAGAGAATAGCTGTTCCGAGATTAAAAAGTCCCAGAACCAAAATACCTCCGAGATCAGTTGGGATCGGTGGTAAACAGACCGGCGTCTATCCGATAGAATCCCCGGGAGGATGGAGACTTATAGGATCTACACCGCTTGATTTTTACGATCCATTAAAAAAAAATCCGGTTCTTTGCAGAGCCGGCGAATATATTAAATTCCATCCGATCGATCCAAAAGAATATGAACTTATAAGGAATGACTTAAAAGATGGACGGTACAAGATTCAGATTACGGAGGAATGA
- a CDS encoding ammonium transporter, whose translation MNEEILTAIDSSVFGVWFLIGAALVFWMQAGFAMCEAGFTRAKNTGNIIMKNLMDFCIGTVVFILIGFGLFLGEDLMGIIGKPGFDIFTDYANFDWSNFVFNLVFCATTATIVSGAMAERTKFISYCVYSAVISALIYPVEAHWTWGGGWLAQIGFHDFAGSNCIHMVGGIAALIGAAFLGPRIGKFERDDKGNVTKVNAFPGHNLVAASLGVFILWLGWYGFNGAACTSVEQLGSVFVTTTIAPALATVTCMIFTWVRYGKPDVSMCLNASLAGLVAITAPCDVTDAFGASIIGIVAGLLVCFGVWFLDHKLRIDDPVGAVAVHCLNGIWGTIAVGLFATNAAPGYSIADAEGNEMIGLFYGGGTKLLGIQLTGMLATALWTAVMITVSFALIKATLGLRVSEEEEILGLDSTEHGLASAYSGFAIMDVSNTLNMAVNENTDLGVSDYNEATEFQKRASVQVVKSGIESDSAIHKVSIIAKLSRYDKLRRAMNDLGVTGMTVTQVMGCGVQKGSGEMYRGVEMDATLLPKIKLEVVVSKIPVEDIVEAAKKALYTGHIGDGKIFVYSLDNVIKIRTGEEGVEALADVE comes from the coding sequence ATGAATGAAGAGATCTTAACTGCGATTGACAGCAGCGTTTTCGGAGTATGGTTTTTGATCGGCGCTGCACTGGTATTCTGGATGCAGGCCGGTTTCGCAATGTGCGAGGCAGGTTTCACAAGGGCAAAGAATACAGGAAATATCATAATGAAGAACCTTATGGATTTCTGTATTGGAACAGTAGTATTTATCCTTATCGGATTTGGTCTCTTCCTCGGAGAAGACCTGATGGGAATCATCGGTAAACCCGGATTTGATATCTTTACCGATTATGCAAATTTCGACTGGTCGAATTTCGTTTTCAACCTGGTATTCTGTGCAACGACAGCTACTATCGTTTCAGGAGCCATGGCTGAGAGAACCAAATTCATATCATATTGTGTATATTCAGCAGTTATTTCAGCACTTATCTATCCGGTAGAAGCACACTGGACATGGGGCGGCGGCTGGCTTGCACAGATCGGTTTCCACGATTTTGCCGGTTCTAACTGCATCCACATGGTAGGCGGAATTGCAGCTCTTATCGGAGCAGCTTTCTTAGGACCCCGTATCGGAAAGTTTGAAAGAGATGATAAAGGTAATGTAACAAAGGTAAATGCTTTTCCCGGACACAATCTTGTAGCAGCTTCACTTGGTGTTTTCATTCTCTGGCTCGGCTGGTACGGATTCAACGGTGCGGCTTGTACATCAGTTGAACAGCTCGGTTCAGTTTTTGTAACAACAACCATCGCACCTGCACTTGCAACTGTAACCTGCATGATCTTCACATGGGTAAGATATGGTAAGCCTGATGTTTCAATGTGTTTAAATGCTTCACTTGCAGGACTTGTAGCAATAACAGCTCCCTGTGATGTAACAGATGCATTCGGAGCTTCTATTATCGGTATCGTAGCAGGACTTCTCGTTTGCTTCGGCGTATGGTTCCTTGATCACAAGCTTCGCATTGATGATCCTGTAGGTGCTGTAGCAGTTCACTGCTTAAACGGTATCTGGGGAACAATAGCTGTTGGTCTTTTCGCTACAAATGCAGCACCCGGCTATTCTATCGCAGACGCAGAAGGCAATGAAATGATTGGCCTTTTCTACGGCGGCGGCACAAAGCTTCTCGGAATCCAGCTTACAGGTATGCTTGCAACAGCTCTCTGGACAGCAGTAATGATCACAGTTTCATTCGCTCTCATCAAGGCTACATTAGGACTCAGGGTTTCTGAGGAAGAGGAAATCTTAGGACTTGATTCCACAGAGCACGGTCTTGCATCAGCATATTCAGGATTTGCTATCATGGATGTTTCCAACACTCTTAACATGGCAGTAAATGAGAACACAGACCTCGGTGTAAGTGATTATAATGAAGCAACAGAATTCCAGAAGAGGGCTTCTGTTCAGGTAGTTAAAAGCGGTATTGAATCTGATTCTGCAATTCATAAGGTTTCGATCATTGCAAAACTTTCACGTTATGACAAGCTTAGAAGAGCAATGAACGATCTCGGGGTAACAGGAATGACAGTTACCCAGGTAATGGGCTGCGGTGTTCAGAAGGGCTCCGGCGAGATGTACAGAGGTGTTGAAATGGATGCGACACTTCTTCCTAAGATCAAGCTTGAAGTTGTTGTAAGCAAGATCCCCGTAGAGGATATTGTAGAAGCAGCTAAAAAGGCTCTTTATACCGGACATATCGGAGACGGTAAGATCTTTGTTTACAGCCTTGATAACGTTATAAAGATCAGAACAGGCGAAGAAGGTGTGGAAGCACTTGCCGATGTTGAATAA
- a CDS encoding RICIN domain-containing protein, whose product MRKLLKGIASVVTTAAMLAASLTILPATAVNAEAIEPESGNIYYIKNKNSGLYLTVEDDSAEDGANVIQSTGTGSLGQRWILEENSSTGYYRLHPATDMSGGISLDVADGDSSDGTNIQIYTNNGYSAQNFAILEADDNSGYYIATEVSDFESALDVYHARSTSGANVQEYTYKGSDNQIWYFEQASWPSSSSSSSSSSSSSSSSSDDDEDELISDGWYYIKNINSQKYVEVEDGDDSNGANVQQYTGNGYSCQKWYVENQGSNYITLQSGMSGGRMMDVTNGGTSDGTNVQIYDENGLDPQEFKVVESDTDGAYCLLTKCSDEEQALDVYGWSTDDGGNINTWTYNGLACQQFKFESTGDSSSSSSSSSSSSSSSSSSSSSSSSSSGLSSVYPNQELNFVNCSDGYYLTGSSSNGGTVTTDSDSSTSNRWILSYVASGVYRIINSETGYCLTPSGSSVTSGVAVTSTAVTSGDKTQYWKIASVKTDTNGDALNYKIVSYNNNSLAITLSGSSYKLSSYSGSSAQCFRVNSYGAEGFAGYSKDMNGNEKASVTGGVFGKTVTVTSLSDLQTYASGSTPYTIIIGADLSQSSLTKVSVGSNKTFIGSYDAHTLYNIHFRNISSSGNNVYKNIIFSHAVSINENDDIQMYISDGNNFWLDHCSWPGHDMTSDTSTHENDTDKFLYVGLQANYVSVTGCFFGGHKYGLILGYPSEDGASTYDGYPCMTICNCYFNTTLTRAPGLMRYGYFHCYNNYVYNFNLGYTPYTDCNIYSEKNYFSAGSYKGSVVNDMGVGNFTDSGSVLSSDISSISLDATSWRPSSNYSYSSRTAANAKTWATNYAGAQDSSITYAID is encoded by the coding sequence ATGAGAAAGTTACTTAAAGGCATAGCTTCGGTCGTTACGACAGCAGCTATGCTGGCAGCATCGCTTACTATTTTGCCGGCGACTGCTGTAAATGCCGAGGCTATTGAGCCTGAAAGCGGAAACATTTACTACATCAAGAACAAGAACAGCGGATTGTATCTGACAGTAGAAGATGATTCTGCAGAAGACGGTGCAAATGTCATTCAGTCTACAGGTACGGGTTCTTTAGGACAGAGATGGATACTGGAGGAAAACAGTTCTACAGGATATTACAGACTTCATCCTGCAACAGACATGAGCGGAGGAATATCACTCGACGTTGCAGACGGTGATTCTTCAGATGGCACAAATATACAGATTTATACAAATAATGGATATTCGGCACAGAATTTTGCAATCCTGGAAGCTGACGACAATAGCGGATATTATATTGCAACTGAGGTTTCGGATTTTGAGTCAGCTCTTGATGTTTACCATGCAAGATCCACATCAGGAGCAAACGTTCAGGAATATACATATAAAGGATCTGATAACCAGATCTGGTATTTCGAACAGGCTTCATGGCCATCAAGCAGTTCTTCGAGCTCCAGCAGCTCTTCAAGCTCAAGTTCATCATCAGATGATGACGAGGATGAGCTTATCTCTGACGGCTGGTATTATATCAAGAATATAAACAGCCAGAAATATGTAGAGGTTGAAGACGGAGACGACAGCAATGGTGCCAACGTTCAGCAGTACACCGGAAACGGCTATTCCTGCCAGAAATGGTATGTTGAAAATCAGGGCAGCAATTATATCACACTGCAGAGCGGAATGAGCGGCGGCAGGATGATGGATGTCACAAACGGCGGAACAAGCGATGGCACCAATGTTCAGATCTATGACGAAAACGGTCTCGATCCTCAGGAATTCAAGGTTGTTGAGAGTGATACAGACGGTGCTTACTGCCTTCTTACAAAGTGCAGCGATGAGGAACAGGCACTTGATGTTTATGGCTGGTCAACAGATGACGGCGGAAATATCAATACCTGGACTTATAACGGACTTGCATGCCAGCAGTTTAAGTTTGAGTCAACTGGTGATTCGAGCTCTTCCTCAAGCTCAAGCAGTTCATCGAGCTCAAGCTCTTCTTCAAGTTCCAGCAGTTCTTCAAGCTCTTCGGGACTGTCATCTGTATATCCCAATCAGGAGCTGAATTTTGTAAACTGCTCTGACGGATATTATCTCACAGGAAGCAGTTCTAACGGCGGAACAGTAACAACTGACAGTGATTCTTCAACATCAAACAGATGGATATTAAGTTATGTTGCTTCGGGTGTTTATAGGATCATAAATTCGGAAACAGGTTATTGCCTTACACCTTCAGGAAGCAGTGTAACAAGTGGTGTTGCAGTTACATCCACAGCTGTTACCTCAGGTGATAAGACACAGTATTGGAAGATAGCATCCGTAAAGACAGATACAAACGGAGACGCTCTTAATTACAAGATTGTAAGTTATAATAACAACTCACTTGCGATAACTCTCTCCGGAAGCAGCTATAAGCTTTCATCCTACAGCGGATCATCAGCTCAGTGCTTCAGGGTAAATTCCTATGGTGCTGAAGGTTTTGCCGGCTACAGCAAGGATATGAACGGAAATGAAAAGGCATCAGTTACAGGCGGTGTATTCGGAAAGACTGTTACAGTAACATCTCTTTCAGACCTTCAGACTTATGCATCAGGTTCAACACCTTATACTATCATCATTGGTGCAGACCTTTCACAGAGCTCACTCACAAAGGTTAGCGTAGGATCAAACAAGACCTTTATCGGTTCTTATGATGCGCATACTCTTTATAACATTCATTTCCGCAACATTTCTTCATCAGGAAATAATGTATATAAGAATATCATTTTCTCACATGCTGTAAGCATTAACGAAAATGATGATATCCAGATGTATATTTCAGACGGCAATAATTTCTGGCTTGATCACTGCTCATGGCCGGGACACGATATGACCTCAGATACATCAACTCATGAAAATGATACAGATAAGTTCCTCTATGTAGGACTTCAGGCTAACTATGTTTCGGTAACAGGCTGCTTCTTCGGAGGTCATAAATACGGTCTTATCCTTGGTTATCCTTCAGAGGACGGAGCTTCTACCTATGACGGATATCCCTGCATGACTATCTGCAACTGCTATTTCAATACAACACTTACACGTGCACCGGGACTTATGAGATATGGTTATTTCCATTGCTATAATAACTATGTATATAACTTTAACCTCGGATATACACCATATACAGACTGCAATATCTACTCAGAGAAGAACTATTTCTCAGCAGGTTCTTACAAGGGATCTGTTGTAAATGATATGGGAGTAGGCAACTTTACAGATTCCGGAAGTGTGCTTTCATCCGATATTTCAAGCATCAGCCTTGATGCTACAAGCTGGAGACCTTCAAGCAATTACAGCTATTCCTCAAGAACGGCTGCAAATGCAAAGACCTGGGCAACGAATTATGCCGGAGCACAGGATTCTTCAATAACTTATGCTATAGATTAA
- a CDS encoding shikimate dehydrogenase: protein MEKRITATTTLLGLLGSPVSHSTSPAMMNLAASLLGLDYAYLAFDVKEDQVPAALDAMRTLNIRGYNVTMPDKIAAAKNVDKLSPASEIIGASNTVVNDNGVLTGYITDGEGYVNMLKDNGIDIKGKKVVVAGGGGAATAIEVQSALDGAAAVTIFNIKDKFFDRTLATADKIKEKCPDCEVKVCDLADTDALAEEISKSDIFSNATIVGMKPMENESIIKDTSVFRPGLIVTDAVYNPVETRLLREAKAAGCTTIGGKGMLMWQGVASFKLFTGHDMPVEEIRKAFFS from the coding sequence ATGGAGAAAAGAATTACAGCTACGACAACATTACTGGGGCTTTTAGGCTCACCGGTATCACACTCTACATCACCTGCCATGATGAATCTGGCAGCTTCACTTTTGGGTCTTGATTATGCATATCTTGCTTTTGATGTAAAAGAGGATCAGGTTCCCGCTGCACTCGATGCAATGCGCACCTTAAATATCAGAGGCTATAATGTAACAATGCCCGATAAGATCGCTGCAGCAAAGAACGTTGATAAACTTTCCCCCGCATCGGAGATCATCGGGGCAAGCAACACCGTTGTAAACGATAACGGCGTTCTTACAGGATATATCACCGACGGAGAAGGATATGTAAATATGCTCAAAGACAACGGCATTGACATCAAGGGTAAAAAAGTCGTTGTTGCCGGAGGCGGCGGAGCTGCTACAGCTATAGAAGTTCAGAGTGCTCTTGACGGAGCCGCAGCTGTAACCATTTTCAATATCAAAGATAAATTTTTCGATAGAACACTTGCAACTGCAGACAAGATCAAAGAAAAATGTCCTGACTGCGAAGTAAAGGTATGTGATCTCGCAGATACAGACGCACTTGCAGAGGAGATTTCAAAATCAGATATCTTTTCAAATGCGACCATCGTAGGAATGAAGCCAATGGAAAATGAAAGCATCATTAAGGATACTTCAGTTTTCCGTCCCGGTCTCATTGTAACAGACGCTGTTTACAACCCTGTTGAGACCAGGCTTCTCCGCGAGGCAAAGGCAGCAGGCTGCACAACCATCGGCGGAAAGGGCATGCTCATGTGGCAGGGAGTCGCCTCCTTCAAGCTCTTCACAGGACACGATATGCCTGTAGAGGAGATCAGAAAGGCATTCTTCAGCTGA
- a CDS encoding ATP-binding protein yields MMTEWNKISYMVQLIAACIITMIPGMKREGYKLRMVMSSAVLLIISYAANSFIKVEEIGLMQLLYWGTYLLSIIGMTWLCMEISLYTAIFCSLCACAVQHIAFDFMMITELSGVGYPLIFLGIYILVFMVYYLFFVKKIYNSGLIEVNRNSIISVSTIVLIVWFISVMEMWVKTDNTAMVTEKILFRILDMLCCFYAVWVQVSQKENIILQRDIEGIQMTLSRQKEQYDIKMETIDRINRKCHDLKHQLRALKNISMEDEREEYIKGLENDIMIYDSTVDTGNKQLDVILMDKLLFCKNHFINFTCMADGSRLGFMKPHDIYALFGNALDNAITAVLKIDEHEKRVLDLKIIDQSDIMVIQVQNYFEGTIKYENGMPVTTKYEKNEHGFGIKSMRYTAEKYGGTITTNAKDNIFTLQILLPEL; encoded by the coding sequence ATGATGACTGAATGGAATAAAATATCTTATATGGTGCAGCTTATAGCAGCCTGCATAATTACCATGATCCCCGGAATGAAAAGGGAAGGATACAAGCTTAGAATGGTGATGTCTTCCGCTGTGCTTTTGATCATCAGCTATGCTGCAAACAGCTTTATAAAAGTTGAAGAGATCGGTTTGATGCAGCTTCTGTACTGGGGTACATATCTTTTATCCATAATAGGCATGACCTGGCTTTGTATGGAAATAAGTCTGTATACGGCGATCTTTTGCAGTCTGTGTGCCTGTGCGGTGCAGCATATAGCATTTGACTTCATGATGATAACGGAGCTTAGCGGAGTTGGGTATCCTTTGATCTTTTTAGGCATATATATCCTTGTATTTATGGTTTATTATCTGTTTTTTGTAAAAAAAATCTACAACAGCGGACTGATCGAAGTCAACAGAAATTCCATAATTTCTGTTTCTACTATAGTCCTCATTGTCTGGTTCATAAGTGTAATGGAAATGTGGGTAAAGACAGATAATACGGCAATGGTCACAGAAAAAATACTCTTCAGGATCCTCGATATGCTCTGTTGTTTTTATGCTGTATGGGTACAGGTAAGCCAGAAAGAAAATATAATCCTTCAAAGGGATATCGAAGGAATCCAGATGACTTTAAGCCGTCAGAAAGAGCAGTATGACATTAAGATGGAGACGATCGACCGGATCAACCGTAAATGTCATGACTTGAAACATCAGCTCCGCGCGCTTAAGAATATTTCTATGGAGGATGAAAGAGAAGAGTATATTAAAGGTCTTGAAAACGACATAATGATCTATGACAGTACTGTTGATACGGGAAACAAGCAGCTGGATGTGATCCTTATGGATAAGCTCCTCTTTTGCAAAAATCATTTTATTAATTTTACCTGTATGGCAGACGGAAGCAGACTTGGCTTTATGAAGCCGCATGATATTTATGCTCTTTTTGGAAATGCTCTTGATAATGCTATTACGGCTGTCTTAAAAATTGACGAGCATGAGAAAAGGGTTCTCGACTTAAAAATAATCGATCAGAGCGATATAATGGTCATTCAGGTTCAGAATTATTTTGAGGGAACGATAAAGTATGAGAACGGAATGCCCGTTACAACGAAATACGAGAAAAACGAGCATGGATTTGGAATAAAGAGTATGCGCTATACGGCGGAAAAATACGGCGGAACGATAACCACCAACGCAAAAGACAATATATTTACATTACAGATACTGCTTCCCGAGTTATAA
- a CDS encoding LytTR family DNA-binding domain-containing protein: MYKIAIVDDEKEARDCICESMERLGKEISEELELKCFDSGESFLLEFDGSYDMICLDIDMGSLSGIETAKEIRKTDGKVCLIFVTNMAQMAIRGYEVRAFDFILKPIDYYSFSMKLKSAFAVIGLKKPKNILITSAGGVQRISTDDLRFVEVNGHYLYYHTKDGIFKQKASLKELEEKLAGPAFKRCNNCYLVNLKYVERVEKEDICIGGERLKMSRSKKKEFLNSLANYMGGIIS; this comes from the coding sequence ATGTATAAGATTGCAATAGTAGATGATGAAAAAGAGGCACGCGACTGCATATGCGAAAGTATGGAGCGGCTTGGAAAAGAGATCTCAGAGGAATTGGAGCTTAAATGCTTTGATTCCGGAGAGTCTTTTCTTTTAGAGTTTGACGGCAGCTATGACATGATCTGCCTTGATATTGATATGGGATCTCTTAGTGGTATAGAAACTGCAAAAGAAATCAGAAAGACAGACGGAAAGGTCTGTCTTATTTTCGTTACCAATATGGCTCAGATGGCGATACGCGGATATGAGGTCAGGGCATTTGATTTTATATTAAAGCCGATAGATTATTATTCTTTTTCCATGAAGCTTAAAAGTGCTTTTGCAGTCATAGGGCTGAAAAAACCAAAAAACATCCTGATAACATCGGCAGGAGGAGTTCAGAGGATATCGACGGACGACCTGCGTTTTGTTGAGGTAAACGGACACTATCTATATTACCATACTAAGGACGGGATCTTTAAGCAGAAAGCATCTCTTAAAGAACTGGAAGAAAAACTGGCAGGACCCGCTTTTAAGCGTTGTAATAACTGTTACCTCGTGAATCTCAAATATGTTGAAAGAGTTGAGAAAGAGGATATCTGTATAGGTGGAGAGAGACTGAAAATGAGCCGCTCGAAGAAAAAGGAATTCTTAAATTCTCTGGCAAATTATATGGGGGGAATTATCTCGTGA